The following is a genomic window from Patescibacteria group bacterium.
GCTAATTGCTACAAAATATTTATTTAATTTAAAAAAAGATTTAAAACAATTCAAGTATTATTTTTGGCAGACAATTTTGCAATTTTCCGTTTTTTCTTATGGTCTGACATATTTATTCAGAATCGAACCTCTTGCAACAATCTTGCAAAAATTTGCCTTTCTTGGGCTTGGCCTAGCTTTACTTTATGCTACTTATTTTGAAAAAAAGTTAAAAAATAAATAAACTCTTGAAAAATCGATTATACTAAGGTACCATTGACTTAGTCGAGAAGTTAATTTTGTTATTTTTCATTTAGTTATTTAAAATTATTCTGGAGAGGTGCCTGAGCGGCCGAAAGGACTAGTCTTGAAAACTAGCGCAGCCTCACGGTTGCCGTGGGTTCGAATCCCACCCTCTCCGTCTTCGCCCGCCGTAGCTTTAGCAAAAGCGAAGGCGGGATAGCTAAGTAAAAAAGTCAATATCTGTTTTTTTGTATTTCACAGGCGGGCTTCGACGGACAAAGTCCGTTTTTTGGAGGGTGAAATAATGCATTATGTTTATATTTTAGAAACGAAATTTAACAAATTGTATATTGGATGTACTTCAGATATTAAAAAAGATTAATCCGGCATCAAAATGGTCACGTAATAGCAACAAAGAATCTCAGACCAATAAAATTAATAAGTTATATTGTTTTAAAAAATAAATATACAGCCTTTAAGCTTGAAAAATATTTTAAATCTGGATCCGGTAGAGCATTTATAAGAAAACATTTTTTTTATGAAAATCATTAAAAAAGCATGGCCAGATTTATTTAAACAAGTCAAAGCTGGTAATAAAAATTTTGATCTTCGGCTTGCTGATTTTAAAATTAAAAAAGGCGATACCTTAATTTTAAAAGAATATAATCCAAAGACAAAAAAATATACTGGCAAAGAAATTTCCAAAAAAGTAAAATTCATTTTAAAAACAAAAGACATCAAATTTTGGACTCAAAAAGAAATTAAAAAACATGGTTTTCAAATAATTTCATTTTAAAAATAAAAATAATTAACAAAAAAATTATGTTAAAAAACAAAACCGCTATTGTAACTGGCGCTGGCCAAGGAATTGGCAAGGGAATAGCTTTGGCATTAGCAAAAGAAGGCTGTAATGTTGTCGTTTCAGACATTAATCAAGAAACTTGCGAACAAGTTGTTGCAGAAATCGTAAAATTAGGAGTCCAATCTATTGCCATAAAATGTGATGTTTCAAAAAAGGCAGAAGTTGATAATCTTGCAAAAGTTGCTTCTGAAAAATTTAATCAAATCAATATTTTAGTTAACAATGCTGGTATTTTTCCGTCTATACCATTTGCCAAAATGACTGAAGCTGATTGGGACAAAGTGATAGACATTAATTTAAAGAGCATGTTTTTAACTTCCCAAGCAATATCTTCAGAAATGCCAGAAGGTGGAAAAATAGTTGATATTTCGTCGATCGCATCAATTGTTGGTTTTGAAGGATTAGTCCATTATTGTGCTTCGAAAGGTGGAGTGAATGGTATGATTAGAGCCTTAGCTCTTGAACTAGCTCCAAAAAAAATCAATGTTAATGCTGTTGCGCCAGGTATGATTAAAACTCCAGGAGCGACACAAGTAATGGATGAAAAAGCCCTGGCGCAAATGATTGCCATGGTTCCTCAAAAAAGAATTGGAACACCTGAAGATATTGCTAATGCAGTTGTCTTTTTAGCTTCTGATAAATCAGATTATATCACTGGCCAAGTAATTGTTGTCGATGGTGGCTGGACATTAAGATAATTATTGTATTTCATGTCTCACAAAGAAAAAGTTTTAGATATCATAAAACAACTTAAAAATCTTAAATCGCAAAATCAGCCAATCTCTTTTTCAAAAAAAACAGTTTCTCATTTTGTTCCATTGGCTCATACAAAAAAAGAAAAGCTTCCAAAGATAAATTTAAAATCTTTGGATTCTTTAATTAAAATTGATCCTCAAAAAAATATTGGAGTTGCTGAACCAGGCCTAACATTTTCGGAATTACTTAAAGAATCTTTGAAGCATAATTTAATTCCGGCAGTTGTTCCAGAATTAAAAACAATTACATTAGGTGGCGCAATTTCTGGTTGTTCAATAGAATCAATGTCTTACAGATATGGCGGTTTTCATGATAGCTGTTTAGAATATGAAATAATTACAAGCAACGGTGAAATTGTCACTTGTTCAAAAGAAAAAAACCAAGATATTTTTGACATGATTCATGGATCTTATGGAACATTAGGAATAATTTCAAAAATAAAGTTTAAACTTTTACCTGCAAAACCATTCGTCCATTTAACTTATAAAAAATATAATAATTTTAAAAAGTTTTGGTCTGTTTTACAAAAATATTGCCAAGAAAAACAATATGATTTTATTGACGGCATAATTTATAACAAAAATTTATTTATTTTATGTTTAGGTAATATGGTAGATGAGGCGCCATATACTTCAAGGTACGATTGGTTAAAAATATTTTATAAATCAGTTGTCAAAAAAGAGGAAGATTATTTCAAAATTTACGATTATTTTTACCGTTACGATGCTGATTGCCATTGGTTATCAAAAAAAATTCCGTTAATGGAAACACTTTTTGGCAGATTGTTTTTTGGAAAATTTGTTCTAGGTTCAACAAATTTAATAAAATTATCTAAAAAATTTGGTCCAAAAATTAATAAAGGCAAAAATCCAGATGTTGTAGTTGATGTCTTTATTCCTCATAATAATTTTCCAAAATTTTACGATTGGTATAAAACAG
Proteins encoded in this region:
- a CDS encoding DUF3850 domain-containing protein, translated to MKIIKKAWPDLFKQVKAGNKNFDLRLADFKIKKGDTLILKEYNPKTKKYTGKEISKKVKFILKTKDIKFWTQKEIKKHGFQIISF
- a CDS encoding SDR family NAD(P)-dependent oxidoreductase, which encodes MLKNKTAIVTGAGQGIGKGIALALAKEGCNVVVSDINQETCEQVVAEIVKLGVQSIAIKCDVSKKAEVDNLAKVASEKFNQINILVNNAGIFPSIPFAKMTEADWDKVIDINLKSMFLTSQAISSEMPEGGKIVDISSIASIVGFEGLVHYCASKGGVNGMIRALALELAPKKINVNAVAPGMIKTPGATQVMDEKALAQMIAMVPQKRIGTPEDIANAVVFLASDKSDYITGQVIVVDGGWTLR
- a CDS encoding FAD-binding oxidoreductase; amino-acid sequence: MSHKEKVLDIIKQLKNLKSQNQPISFSKKTVSHFVPLAHTKKEKLPKINLKSLDSLIKIDPQKNIGVAEPGLTFSELLKESLKHNLIPAVVPELKTITLGGAISGCSIESMSYRYGGFHDSCLEYEIITSNGEIVTCSKEKNQDIFDMIHGSYGTLGIISKIKFKLLPAKPFVHLTYKKYNNFKKFWSVLQKYCQEKQYDFIDGIIYNKNLFILCLGNMVDEAPYTSRYDWLKIFYKSVVKKEEDYFKIYDYFYRYDADCHWLSKKIPLMETLFGRLFFGKFVLGSTNLIKLSKKFGPKINKGKNPDVVVDVFIPHNNFPKFYDWYKTDFDFFPLWIVPYKAPKIYPWISDDLASKNDDAFFIDAAIYGKENNEKNINYAKILEDKVFELNGIKTLISQNYYSKDRFWEIYNQENFNKVKQKTDPNNLFNGLYLKMVK